The Paraburkholderia sp. ZP32-5 genome includes a window with the following:
- a CDS encoding glutamate/aspartate ABC transporter substrate-binding protein — translation MKVKKAALLLATLGLFTVGAHAQDSGTLKKIKDTGVIALGHRESSIPFSYYDDKQNVIGYSQEFAMKVVDAVKQKLNMPNLKVKMVPVTSQNRIPLVQNGTVDIECGSTTNNLERQQQAAFTNTIFVIGTRLMTKKDSGIKDFPDLKGKTVVTTAGTTSERLLRKMNQDKNMGMNIISAKDHGESFLTLSTGRAAAFMMDDALLAGERAKSNNPNDFVIVGTPQSREAYGCMLRKNDPEFKKVADDAIAKVQTSGEGDTIYKRWFESPIPPKGLNLNFPMSDDMKALFKNPNDKAID, via the coding sequence ATGAAGGTTAAAAAAGCTGCGCTGCTGCTCGCGACTCTCGGACTGTTTACGGTCGGCGCGCATGCGCAAGACTCGGGCACGCTGAAAAAGATCAAGGACACCGGCGTGATTGCGCTGGGCCACCGCGAATCGTCGATTCCGTTCTCGTATTACGACGACAAGCAGAACGTGATCGGCTACTCGCAGGAATTCGCGATGAAGGTGGTCGATGCGGTCAAGCAGAAACTGAACATGCCGAACCTGAAGGTGAAGATGGTTCCGGTCACGTCGCAAAACCGCATTCCGCTCGTGCAGAACGGCACGGTCGACATCGAATGCGGCTCCACCACCAATAACCTCGAACGCCAGCAGCAGGCCGCCTTCACGAACACGATCTTCGTGATCGGTACGCGCCTGATGACCAAGAAGGATTCCGGCATCAAGGATTTCCCGGATCTGAAGGGCAAGACGGTCGTCACGACCGCCGGCACTACGTCCGAGCGCCTGCTTCGCAAGATGAACCAGGACAAGAACATGGGCATGAACATCATCAGCGCGAAGGACCACGGCGAATCGTTCCTGACGCTGTCGACGGGCCGCGCGGCCGCGTTCATGATGGACGACGCGCTGCTCGCGGGCGAACGTGCGAAGTCGAACAATCCGAACGATTTCGTGATCGTCGGCACGCCGCAATCGCGTGAAGCGTATGGCTGCATGCTGCGCAAGAACGATCCGGAGTTCAAGAAGGTCGCCGACGACGCGATCGCGAAGGTGCAGACTTCCGGCGAAGGCGACACGATCTACAAGCGCTGGTTCGAATCGCCGATTCCGCCGAAGGGCCTGAACCTGAACTTCCCGATGAGCGACGACATGAAGGCCCTGTTCAAGAACCCGAATGACAAGGCAATCGACTAA
- a CDS encoding class II glutamine amidotransferase, which translates to MCQLLGMNCAAPTDVTFSFTGFAARGGVTDHHADGWGIAFFEDKACRLFIDHQSSATSPIAEMVKRYPIKSKNTIAHIRKATQGHILLENCHPFMRELWGRHWIFAHNGDLQAYAPELTGVYQAVGTTDSELAFCALLEGLRKAFPGAQQPPLEELFTALESLTRDITQYGVFNFLMSNGQALFAHCSTHLHYLVRRWPFSTAHLVDADVSIDFAKYTTPEDRVAVIATKPLTDNEVWTAFAPGDLLMFQHGEVIGRANVPVPASVLEKLRNPALDASASATTIAASGGAQRVGTHAAMIPADSEADLEAADDAAAFES; encoded by the coding sequence ATGTGCCAACTTCTCGGAATGAACTGCGCCGCGCCGACGGACGTCACGTTCTCATTCACCGGCTTTGCGGCGCGCGGCGGCGTCACCGATCACCACGCCGACGGCTGGGGTATCGCTTTCTTCGAAGACAAAGCCTGCCGTCTCTTTATCGATCATCAATCGTCGGCCACCTCGCCGATCGCGGAGATGGTCAAGCGCTACCCGATCAAATCGAAGAACACGATCGCGCATATCCGCAAGGCGACGCAGGGACATATCCTGCTCGAAAACTGCCACCCGTTCATGCGCGAATTGTGGGGGCGTCACTGGATCTTCGCGCACAACGGCGACCTGCAAGCGTATGCGCCTGAATTGACCGGCGTCTATCAGGCGGTCGGCACGACCGACAGCGAACTCGCGTTCTGCGCGCTATTGGAAGGCTTGCGCAAGGCATTTCCCGGCGCACAGCAGCCACCTCTCGAAGAGCTGTTCACCGCGCTCGAATCGCTGACACGCGACATCACGCAGTACGGCGTGTTCAACTTCCTGATGTCGAATGGCCAGGCGCTGTTCGCGCATTGCTCGACGCATCTGCACTACCTGGTGAGGCGCTGGCCGTTTTCGACCGCGCATCTGGTCGACGCGGATGTATCGATCGATTTCGCCAAGTACACGACGCCGGAAGACCGCGTCGCGGTGATCGCGACCAAGCCGCTGACCGACAACGAAGTGTGGACCGCGTTCGCACCGGGCGACCTGCTGATGTTCCAGCATGGCGAGGTGATCGGCCGCGCCAACGTACCGGTGCCGGCGTCGGTGCTCGAGAAGTTGCGCAATCCGGCGCTCGATGCATCGGCGTCGGCCACGACGATCGCCGCATCGGGCGGCGCGCAGCGAGTCGGCACCCACGCGGCCATGATCCCGGCCGATAGCGAAGCCGACCTCGAAGCCGCCGACGACGCAGCCGCCTTCGAGTCGTAA
- the gltK gene encoding glutamate/aspartate ABC transporter permease GltK: MHHFDWSGIPAALPTLWTGAIITFKITLIAIVFGIVWGTILALLRLSSIKPLEWFAKLYVTIFRSIPLVMVLLWFFLIVPQVLQNVLGLSADIDIRLASAMVAFSLFEAAYYSEIIRAGIQAVPRGQVNAAFALGMTYSQAMRLIVLPQAFRAMVPLLLTQGIVLFQDTSLVYVISLADFFRTATNIGDRDGTNVEMVLFAGAVYFVICVIASSLVKGLQKKVAR; this comes from the coding sequence ATGCATCATTTCGACTGGAGCGGTATTCCGGCCGCGCTGCCTACGCTGTGGACCGGCGCCATCATCACGTTCAAGATCACGCTGATCGCGATCGTGTTCGGCATCGTCTGGGGCACCATACTCGCGTTGCTCCGGCTGTCGTCGATCAAGCCTCTCGAGTGGTTCGCGAAGTTGTACGTGACGATCTTCCGTTCGATCCCGCTCGTGATGGTGCTGCTGTGGTTCTTCCTGATCGTGCCGCAAGTGCTGCAAAACGTGCTCGGTCTGTCGGCGGATATCGACATCCGGCTGGCGTCGGCGATGGTTGCGTTCTCGCTGTTCGAGGCCGCGTACTATTCGGAGATCATCCGCGCCGGCATTCAGGCGGTGCCGCGCGGCCAGGTCAACGCGGCGTTCGCGCTCGGCATGACCTATTCCCAGGCAATGCGCCTGATCGTGCTGCCGCAGGCGTTCCGCGCGATGGTGCCGCTGCTGCTCACGCAGGGTATCGTGCTGTTTCAGGACACCTCGCTCGTCTATGTGATCAGTCTTGCCGACTTCTTCCGCACCGCCACGAATATTGGCGATCGTGACGGCACGAATGTCGAGATGGTACTGTTCGCGGGCGCGGTGTATTTCGTGATCTGCGTGATCGCGTCGAGCCTCGTCAAAGGTCTTCAGAAAAAGGTCGCAAGATGA
- the purB gene encoding adenylosuccinate lyase — MSDTRPDTLFALNALSPLDGRYASKTEALRDWLSEAAFMRNRVTVEIHWLIALSRVGFAEVPRFSEASEQFLLQLAERFTAHDAARIKEIERVTNHDVKAVEYWLKESVKGQEELERASEFIHFACTSEDINNTSHGLMLAGAREHVILPALRSVHQRLVALAHAQAAQPMLSRTHGQPASPTTLGKEIANVAARLARAIERIAKVELLGKMNGAVGNFNAHLSAYPEFDWEAFSKDVVENRLKLTFNPYTIQIEPHDYMAELFDAVSRANTILLDLDRDVWGYISIGYFKQRTKAGEIGSSTMPHKVNPIDFENSEGNLGLANATLRHLADKLPVSRWQRDLTDSTVLRNIGVAFGYSLLAYDSLIRGLDKLEVNAQRLNDDLDNCWEVLAEPVQTVMRRYGIENPYEQLKELTRGKGITREALQSFVSGLAIPQDAKDRLLAMTPASYIGKAVELAKRIG; from the coding sequence ATGTCCGACACCCGCCCCGATACCCTGTTCGCGCTGAACGCGCTCTCCCCGCTCGACGGCCGCTATGCATCGAAAACCGAAGCCCTGCGCGACTGGCTTTCGGAAGCCGCTTTCATGCGCAATCGCGTGACGGTTGAAATCCACTGGCTGATCGCGCTGTCGCGCGTCGGCTTCGCCGAAGTGCCGCGCTTCTCCGAAGCCTCCGAGCAATTCCTGCTGCAACTGGCCGAGCGCTTCACCGCGCACGACGCCGCGCGCATCAAGGAAATCGAGCGCGTGACGAACCACGACGTGAAAGCGGTCGAGTACTGGCTGAAGGAATCGGTCAAGGGTCAGGAAGAACTGGAACGCGCGAGCGAGTTCATCCACTTCGCCTGCACGTCGGAAGACATCAACAACACGTCGCACGGCCTGATGCTCGCCGGCGCGCGTGAACACGTGATCCTGCCGGCGCTGCGTTCGGTGCATCAGCGCCTCGTCGCGCTCGCGCACGCGCAGGCCGCGCAGCCGATGCTGTCGCGCACGCACGGCCAGCCGGCCAGCCCGACCACGCTCGGCAAGGAAATCGCCAACGTCGCCGCGCGTCTCGCGCGCGCGATCGAGCGTATCGCGAAGGTGGAACTGCTCGGCAAAATGAACGGCGCGGTCGGCAACTTCAACGCGCACCTGTCCGCGTATCCGGAATTCGACTGGGAAGCGTTCTCGAAGGACGTCGTCGAAAACCGTCTGAAGCTCACGTTCAATCCGTACACGATCCAGATCGAACCGCACGACTACATGGCCGAACTGTTCGACGCGGTGTCGCGCGCGAACACGATCCTGCTGGATCTGGACCGCGACGTGTGGGGCTACATCTCGATCGGTTACTTCAAGCAGCGCACGAAGGCCGGCGAAATCGGCTCGTCGACGATGCCGCACAAGGTCAACCCGATCGACTTCGAAAACTCGGAAGGCAATCTCGGTCTCGCGAACGCGACGCTGCGCCATCTCGCCGACAAGCTGCCGGTGTCGCGCTGGCAGCGCGATCTGACCGACTCGACGGTACTGCGCAATATCGGCGTCGCGTTCGGTTACTCGCTGCTCGCCTACGACTCGCTGATCCGCGGTCTCGACAAGCTCGAAGTGAACGCGCAGCGTCTGAACGACGACCTCGACAACTGCTGGGAAGTGCTCGCCGAGCCGGTGCAGACGGTAATGCGCCGCTACGGCATCGAGAATCCGTACGAGCAGTTGAAGGAACTGACGCGCGGCAAGGGCATCACGCGTGAAGCGCTGCAGAGCTTCGTCAGCGGTCTGGCGATTCCGCAGGATGCGAAAGATCGTCTGCTCGCGATGACGCCCGCGTCGTACATCGGCAAGGCCGTCGAGCTGGCGAAGCGGATCGGCTAA
- a CDS encoding LysR family transcriptional regulator: protein MELKWLEDFISLAETRSFSRSAELRHVTQPAFSRRIQALEAWLGTELIDRSVYPTRLTAAGQVFTEQALAMLSQFHEARVLLRGHTAAPQATIEFAVPHTLSLTYFPRWLQRIEARTGAIHTRLRALNVHDAALALVEGGCDLMMGYHHPSHPVALDPGRYDMLTLGHEPISPFSAPGRAGRPRHTLPGTPDAPAPYLSYTPNAYLGRMTEVILANAPERLYLDRLYETDMAEGLKAMTLAGHGIAFLPHSAVEDAVAEGRLIRLDRAMRGTPEGQLTLSMEIRLYRDKLAAKSDDSRQLLVRQLWDVVSEELRRGTA, encoded by the coding sequence ATGGAACTGAAATGGCTCGAAGACTTCATTTCGCTCGCGGAAACGCGTAGTTTCAGCCGCTCGGCCGAATTGCGGCACGTCACGCAGCCGGCTTTTTCGCGCCGCATCCAGGCGCTGGAAGCGTGGCTCGGCACCGAACTGATCGACCGTTCGGTTTACCCGACGCGGCTCACCGCCGCGGGCCAGGTGTTCACCGAGCAGGCGCTCGCGATGCTGTCGCAATTCCACGAGGCCCGCGTGCTGCTGCGCGGCCACACCGCGGCGCCGCAGGCGACGATCGAATTCGCGGTGCCGCATACGTTGTCGCTGACCTATTTCCCGCGCTGGCTGCAGCGCATCGAAGCGCGGACCGGTGCAATCCACACCCGGCTGCGCGCGCTGAACGTGCACGACGCGGCGCTCGCGCTGGTGGAAGGCGGCTGCGATCTGATGATGGGCTATCACCATCCAAGCCATCCGGTCGCGCTCGACCCCGGCCGCTACGACATGCTGACGCTCGGCCACGAGCCGATCAGCCCGTTTTCGGCGCCGGGCCGCGCGGGGCGTCCGCGTCACACGTTGCCGGGCACCCCCGACGCCCCCGCGCCGTATCTGTCGTACACGCCGAACGCGTATCTTGGGCGCATGACCGAGGTGATTCTCGCGAACGCGCCGGAGCGCCTCTATCTCGACCGGCTGTATGAAACCGACATGGCCGAAGGTCTGAAGGCGATGACGCTCGCCGGCCACGGCATCGCTTTCCTGCCGCATAGCGCGGTGGAGGATGCGGTCGCCGAGGGCCGGCTCATCCGTCTCGATCGCGCGATGCGCGGCACCCCGGAAGGGCAGCTCACCTTGAGCATGGAAATCCGTCTGTACCGCGACAAGCTCGCGGCGAAAAGCGACGACTCGCGTCAACTGCTCGTGCGGCAGTTATGGGATGTGGTCTCGGAGGAATTGCGGCGCGGCACGGCATAA
- a CDS encoding gluconokinase, protein MILIAMGVSGAGKTKIGEMLAERLHCSFTDGDAFHSAANKEKMHHGIPLTDEDRWPWLKTIRAAIEEKQKAGETAVFTCSSLKRSYRDILRAGDQDVCFVYLKGSREVLSERLGHRTGHFFDPSLLQSQLDTLEEPGDDEAITVSIDLTPEEIVDDVLKQIEQR, encoded by the coding sequence ATGATTCTGATCGCGATGGGCGTGTCGGGCGCCGGCAAGACGAAGATTGGCGAAATGCTGGCCGAGCGCCTGCATTGCAGCTTCACCGACGGCGACGCGTTTCACAGCGCCGCCAACAAGGAGAAGATGCATCACGGCATCCCGCTCACCGACGAAGACCGCTGGCCGTGGCTGAAAACGATCCGCGCGGCGATCGAAGAAAAGCAGAAGGCGGGCGAGACGGCGGTATTCACGTGCTCGTCGCTGAAGCGCTCGTATCGCGACATCCTGCGCGCCGGCGATCAGGACGTCTGTTTCGTTTATCTGAAGGGCTCGCGCGAGGTGCTCTCCGAGCGTCTCGGGCATCGCACCGGGCATTTCTTCGATCCGTCGCTGCTGCAAAGCCAGCTCGATACGCTGGAAGAACCGGGTGACGACGAGGCGATCACGGTCAGTATCGATCTGACGCCGGAAGAGATCGTCGATGACGTGCTCAAGCAGATCGAGCAGCGTTGA
- a CDS encoding amino acid ABC transporter ATP-binding protein, which translates to MISIKNVSKWYGQFQVLTDCTTEVKKGEVVVVCGPSGSGKSTLIKTVNGLEPFQKGEIVINGESLTDKKTNLSKLRSKVGMVFQHFELFPHLSIVQNLTLAQIKVLGRSNDEATAKGLKLLDRVGLRAHADKYPGQLSGGQQQRVAIARALSMDPIAMLFDEPTSALDPEMINEVLDVMVELAQEGMTMMCVTHEMGFAKKVAHRVIFMDKGLIVEDDRKEDFFANPKSDRAKDFLAKILH; encoded by the coding sequence ATGATCTCTATCAAGAATGTTTCGAAGTGGTACGGCCAGTTCCAGGTACTGACCGACTGCACGACGGAAGTCAAAAAGGGCGAAGTGGTGGTGGTGTGCGGGCCGTCGGGTTCGGGCAAATCCACACTGATCAAGACCGTCAACGGGCTCGAGCCGTTCCAGAAGGGCGAGATCGTGATCAACGGCGAATCGCTGACGGACAAGAAAACCAATCTGTCGAAGCTGCGCTCGAAGGTCGGCATGGTGTTCCAGCACTTCGAGCTGTTCCCGCATCTGTCGATCGTGCAGAACCTGACGCTCGCGCAGATCAAGGTGCTCGGCCGCTCGAACGACGAGGCGACCGCGAAGGGGCTGAAGCTGCTCGATCGCGTGGGCCTGCGCGCACATGCGGACAAGTATCCGGGGCAGTTGTCGGGCGGTCAGCAGCAGCGCGTGGCGATTGCGCGCGCGCTGTCGATGGACCCGATCGCGATGCTGTTCGACGAGCCGACTTCCGCGCTCGATCCGGAGATGATCAACGAAGTGCTCGACGTGATGGTCGAACTGGCGCAGGAAGGCATGACGATGATGTGCGTCACGCACGAAATGGGCTTTGCGAAGAAGGTCGCGCACCGCGTGATCTTCATGGACAAGGGCTTGATCGTGGAAGACGACCGCAAGGAAGACTTCTTCGCGAATCCGAAGTCGGATCGCGCGAAGGACTTTCTGGCGAAGATCCTGCACTGA
- a CDS encoding GntT/GntP/DsdX family permease, producing MEAHGSMLLIYALIAIALLILMITRFKVYPFLVLIIVSLLLGLVAGMPMQTIVKSFETGNGNTLGHIAIVVGLGTMLGKMMAESGGAERVATTLINWFGEKHIHWAMMVVAIIVGLPVFFEVGFVLLIPIAFNVAKRTNKSLLLVGLPMVAGLSVVHGLIPPHPAALLAVQAYHADIGKTIAYGLIVGIPCAIVAGPLFALLVSRHIQLPKENALAAQFLGSDANNGNGAKAATPKRELPSFGITLVTILLPVVLMLVGSWADLVFEPKTLPNDLLRFFGNTDVALLTAVLVSFWTFGASRGFNREQIQKFCGECLAPIAGITLIVGAGGGFGRVLMDSGISKEITNVATALHMSPLLFGWLVAAMIRLATGSATVAMTTACGIVAPIALAGGVQVKPELMVLATGSGSLIFSHVNDGGFWLIKEYFGMTVGQTFKTWSLLETIISLLGLALTFALAAVL from the coding sequence ATGGAAGCCCACGGCAGCATGCTGCTGATTTACGCGCTGATCGCAATCGCATTGCTGATCCTGATGATCACGCGCTTCAAGGTTTATCCGTTCCTCGTCCTGATCATCGTGTCGCTGCTGCTCGGCCTCGTTGCCGGCATGCCGATGCAAACGATCGTCAAGTCGTTCGAAACCGGTAACGGCAACACACTCGGCCATATTGCGATCGTGGTCGGTCTCGGCACGATGCTCGGCAAGATGATGGCCGAATCGGGCGGTGCCGAGCGCGTCGCCACCACACTGATCAACTGGTTCGGCGAGAAGCACATTCACTGGGCCATGATGGTCGTCGCGATCATCGTCGGCTTGCCGGTGTTCTTCGAAGTCGGCTTCGTGCTGCTGATTCCGATCGCGTTCAACGTCGCCAAGCGCACCAACAAATCGCTGTTGCTGGTCGGCCTGCCGATGGTCGCGGGTCTGTCCGTCGTGCACGGGCTGATTCCGCCGCACCCGGCCGCGCTGCTCGCGGTGCAGGCATATCACGCGGATATCGGCAAGACGATCGCCTATGGTCTGATCGTCGGCATCCCGTGCGCGATCGTCGCCGGCCCGCTGTTCGCGCTGCTGGTGAGCCGCCATATCCAGTTGCCGAAGGAAAATGCGCTGGCCGCGCAGTTTCTCGGGAGCGATGCAAACAACGGTAACGGCGCGAAGGCTGCTACGCCGAAGCGCGAGCTGCCGAGCTTCGGCATCACGCTGGTCACGATCCTGTTGCCGGTGGTACTGATGCTGGTCGGCAGCTGGGCCGACCTGGTGTTCGAGCCGAAGACGCTGCCGAACGATCTGCTGCGCTTTTTCGGCAACACCGACGTCGCGCTGCTGACGGCCGTGCTGGTCAGCTTCTGGACCTTCGGCGCGAGCCGCGGCTTCAACCGTGAGCAGATCCAGAAGTTCTGCGGCGAATGTCTGGCGCCGATCGCGGGGATTACACTGATCGTCGGTGCGGGCGGCGGGTTTGGCCGCGTGCTGATGGATAGCGGCATTTCGAAGGAAATCACCAATGTGGCGACCGCGCTGCATATGTCGCCGCTGCTGTTCGGCTGGCTCGTTGCGGCGATGATCCGTCTCGCGACCGGTTCGGCGACCGTTGCGATGACGACCGCCTGCGGCATCGTCGCGCCGATCGCGTTGGCTGGCGGCGTGCAGGTCAAGCCGGAACTGATGGTGCTCGCAACCGGCTCGGGCTCGCTGATCTTCTCGCACGTGAACGACGGCGGCTTCTGGCTGATCAAGGAGTATTTCGGCATGACGGTGGGGCAGACCTTCAAGACCTGGTCGCTCCTCGAAACTATCATTTCGTTGCTGGGGCTGGCCCTGACCTTCGCGCTCGCGGCGGTCCTGTAA
- a CDS encoding Glu/Leu/Phe/Val family dehydrogenase, with product MSSQQEAAQIATTLQSVPSYLNSENLGPWGNYLRQVDRVAPYLGSLSRWLETLKRPKRILIVDVPIELDNGTVAHFEGYRVQHNVSRGPGKGGVRYHQDVTLSEVMALSAWMSVKNAAVNVPYGGAKGGIRVDPRTLSRGELERMTRRYTSEIGIIIGPNTDIPAPDVNTNDQIMAWMMDTYSMNQGQTATGVVTGKPITLGGSLGRREATGRGVFVVGSEAARRIGFDIEGARIAVQGFGNVGGIAARLFQEAGSKVVAVQDHTGSIYKSTGIDAAALLDYVAKHGGVGGFPEADAITGEEFWTVESDILIPAALENQITEKNAGKIKTKIIVEGANGPTTTAADDILHDRGILVIPDVVANAGGVTVSYFEWVQDFSSFFWTEDEINERLERVMREAFAAVWQVSSEQKVSVRTAAFIVACKRILQAREMRGLYP from the coding sequence ATGTCATCCCAGCAAGAAGCCGCACAAATCGCCACCACGCTGCAGTCCGTTCCCTCCTATCTCAATAGCGAAAACCTTGGCCCCTGGGGCAACTACCTGCGCCAGGTCGACCGCGTCGCGCCGTATCTCGGCTCGCTGTCCCGCTGGCTCGAAACCCTGAAGCGCCCGAAGCGCATCCTGATCGTCGACGTACCCATCGAACTTGATAACGGTACCGTCGCGCACTTCGAAGGCTATCGCGTGCAGCACAACGTTTCGCGCGGTCCGGGCAAGGGCGGCGTGCGCTATCACCAGGATGTGACGCTGTCGGAAGTGATGGCGCTGTCCGCGTGGATGTCGGTGAAAAACGCGGCGGTCAACGTGCCGTACGGCGGCGCGAAGGGCGGTATCCGCGTCGATCCGCGCACGCTGTCGCGCGGTGAGCTCGAGCGCATGACGCGCCGCTACACCAGCGAAATCGGCATCATCATCGGACCGAACACCGACATTCCCGCGCCGGACGTGAACACGAACGACCAGATCATGGCGTGGATGATGGACACGTACTCGATGAACCAGGGCCAAACGGCGACCGGCGTCGTGACCGGCAAGCCGATTACGCTCGGCGGCTCGCTCGGCCGCCGCGAAGCAACCGGCCGCGGCGTGTTCGTGGTCGGTAGCGAAGCGGCGCGCCGCATCGGCTTCGACATCGAAGGCGCGCGTATCGCGGTGCAGGGCTTCGGCAACGTCGGCGGGATCGCCGCGCGTCTGTTCCAGGAAGCGGGCTCGAAGGTCGTCGCGGTGCAGGATCACACGGGCTCGATCTACAAATCCACCGGTATCGATGCGGCCGCGCTGCTCGACTACGTGGCGAAGCACGGCGGCGTCGGCGGTTTCCCGGAAGCCGATGCGATCACGGGCGAAGAGTTCTGGACGGTCGAATCGGACATCCTGATTCCGGCGGCGCTCGAAAACCAGATCACCGAAAAGAACGCCGGCAAGATCAAAACGAAGATCATCGTGGAAGGCGCGAACGGCCCGACCACGACGGCGGCCGACGACATCCTGCACGATCGTGGCATTCTCGTGATTCCGGACGTGGTTGCGAATGCGGGCGGTGTGACAGTGTCATATTTCGAATGGGTGCAGGACTTCTCGAGCTTCTTCTGGACCGAGGACGAAATCAACGAGCGTCTCGAGCGCGTGATGCGCGAAGCATTTGCGGCGGTATGGCAGGTGTCGAGCGAGCAGAAGGTGTCGGTGCGGACCGCGGCGTTTATCGTCGCGTGTAAGCGGATTCTGCAGGCGCGCGAAATGCGCGGCCTGTACCCCTGA
- a CDS encoding amino acid ABC transporter permease: MSYHWNWGILLSPVSTGEPTTYLGWLLSGLWVTVTVSLSAWVIALIVGSLFGVLRTVPNKWASGIGTVYVAIFRNIPLIVQFFVWYLVVPELLPASIGNWFKQLPPGAQFFSSSIICLGLFTAARVCEQVRSGINALPRGQRAAGLAVGFTQWQTYRYVLLPVAYRIIVPPLTSEFLNIFKNSAVASTIGLLDLSAQARQLVDYTSQTYESFIAVTIAYMMINLIVMQLMRWVESRTRLPGYIGGK; the protein is encoded by the coding sequence ATGTCATATCACTGGAACTGGGGCATTCTGCTGAGTCCCGTCTCCACGGGCGAGCCGACCACCTATCTTGGCTGGCTGCTGTCGGGGCTGTGGGTGACGGTCACCGTGTCGCTGTCGGCGTGGGTGATCGCGCTGATCGTCGGCTCGCTGTTCGGCGTGCTGCGCACGGTGCCGAACAAGTGGGCGTCGGGCATCGGCACCGTCTACGTCGCGATCTTCCGCAATATTCCGCTGATCGTGCAATTCTTCGTCTGGTATCTGGTGGTGCCGGAGCTGCTGCCCGCTTCGATCGGCAACTGGTTCAAGCAGCTGCCGCCGGGTGCGCAGTTCTTCTCGTCGTCGATCATCTGTCTCGGGCTCTTCACCGCCGCGCGCGTCTGCGAGCAGGTGCGCTCGGGCATCAACGCGCTGCCGCGCGGCCAGCGAGCCGCGGGTCTCGCGGTGGGCTTCACGCAATGGCAGACCTATCGCTACGTGCTGCTGCCGGTCGCCTACCGGATCATCGTGCCGCCGCTCACCTCCGAGTTCCTGAATATCTTCAAGAACTCCGCGGTCGCCTCGACGATCGGTCTGCTCGACCTGTCCGCTCAGGCGCGTCAGCTGGTCGACTACACGTCGCAGACGTATGAGTCGTTCATCGCGGTCACGATCGCGTACATGATGATCAACCTGATCGTGATGCAACTGATGCGTTGGGTCGAATCGCGAACCCGGCTGCCCGGCTATATCGGAGGCAAGTGA
- the eda gene encoding bifunctional 4-hydroxy-2-oxoglutarate aldolase/2-dehydro-3-deoxy-phosphogluconate aldolase, producing the protein MTAKTVSDIVRLGPVIPVLAFDTVEQGEHVSRALHAGGVKVLEITLRTPAGIGAIERASELADDIVVGVGTITKPEHCLQAKKAGAQFGVSPGLTKEMHQAAQDAGLPLLPGVMTPSDIIQALELGYEIVKFFPAQQAGGVPMLQAFNGPFPTLKFCPTGGITPETAPHFLSLPNVVCVGGSWLTPKAALAAQNWDEVTRLARAASQLAAPAH; encoded by the coding sequence ATGACGGCGAAAACAGTAAGCGATATCGTGCGCCTCGGCCCGGTGATTCCGGTCCTCGCATTCGACACGGTCGAGCAGGGTGAGCACGTGTCGCGCGCGTTGCACGCGGGCGGCGTGAAGGTGCTGGAAATCACGCTGCGCACGCCGGCGGGCATCGGCGCGATCGAGCGCGCGAGCGAACTCGCCGACGACATCGTGGTCGGCGTCGGCACGATCACGAAGCCCGAGCACTGCCTGCAGGCGAAGAAAGCGGGCGCGCAGTTCGGCGTGTCGCCGGGCCTCACCAAAGAGATGCACCAGGCTGCTCAGGATGCGGGCCTGCCGCTGCTGCCGGGCGTGATGACACCGTCCGACATCATCCAGGCGCTCGAACTCGGCTACGAGATCGTGAAGTTTTTCCCGGCGCAGCAAGCAGGCGGCGTGCCGATGCTGCAGGCGTTCAACGGCCCATTCCCGACGCTGAAGTTCTGCCCGACCGGCGGCATCACGCCGGAAACGGCGCCGCATTTCCTGTCGCTGCCGAACGTGGTTTGCGTTGGCGGTTCGTGGCTCACGCCGAAGGCGGCACTGGCCGCGCAAAACTGGGACGAAGTCACGCGCCTCGCGCGCGCGGCGAGCCAGTTGGCTGCGCCGGCTCATTAA